Proteins co-encoded in one Listeria ivanovii subsp. ivanovii genomic window:
- a CDS encoding flagellar biosynthetic protein FliQ, which translates to MNLTPITQIFQDFFYSGLALILPVSLICIVVVIVVAILMAMMQIQDQSLTFLPKIIAFVVALFILGPWMFEHMTDLFVGIFSKLPLMIRV; encoded by the coding sequence AAATTTTTCAAGATTTTTTCTATAGTGGGCTGGCGCTTATTTTGCCGGTGTCGCTTATATGTATCGTAGTGGTGATTGTGGTAGCGATTTTGATGGCGATGATGCAAATTCAAGACCAATCGCTGACGTTTTTACCGAAGATTATTGCTTTTGTAGTGGCACTTTTTATTCTTGGACCGTGGATGTTTGAACACATGACGGATTTGTTTGTAGGAATCTTTTCCAAATTACCCCTGATGATTAGGGTGTAA